One Lytechinus variegatus isolate NC3 chromosome 14, Lvar_3.0, whole genome shotgun sequence genomic region harbors:
- the LOC121427223 gene encoding methylenetetrahydrofolate reductase-like — MAVVTPVDQNGVPLQKEASASNLQTLIQTLHQNGNLTPTSLSRSPSPDPVLPFMRLSEKIANRIANKERWFSLEFFPPRTANGAVNLVARFDRMFHGGPLFCDITWHSAGNPGGRKETSSMEIARTMLNYCGLDTMLHMCCVSQSAEVITRHLEWAKECGIRNILALRGDIPGHTDEWQPTPGGFNYAVDLVKHIRKVFGDDFVIAVAGYPSGHPDAVSYEEDLKCLKAKVDAGADFIITQLFFKAKTFLKFVHDCRAIGITVPIIPGIMPIQGYHSLRSLVKLSKLDVPQEIMDVIEPIKENDAAIRNYGIHQAVTMCKELFESGEVFGIHIYTLNREVATIEILSSLGLWCGEPKRSLPWKTTANLKRKQEDVRPIFWASRPKSYVYRTQEWDEFPNGRWGDSSSPAFGELRDYHLFYLTSKSDQKQLRAMWGEEITCVEDVSEIFTCYLSGEPNRYGNKVTRFPWNDDEVSSETMRVSSQLVSINKRGVLTINSQPNVNGEPSSDPVVGWGASNGYVYQKAYLEFFCSRENIAALLHILQDFPLVNYHVVNAKGTETITNADRLKPNAVTWGVFPGAEVKQPTVVDPVSFMSWKDEAFGLWLESWGTLYKEGSPSWHIIQFIHDTYFLVNLVDNDYVKGNVLFEIIERMLQRCENSKGDCRVRDVDDECIATKKLKVSEEEMSLSND; from the exons ATGGCAGTTGTGACACCAGTTGATCAAAATGGAGTTCCCCTACAGAAGGAAGCCTCGGCCTCAAATCTCCAAACCCTTATTCAAACGTTGCATCAGAATGGAAACCTGACGCCCACATCTCTTTCTCGCAGCCCCTCCCCGGATCCAGTCTTGCCCTTCATGCGACTGTCCGAGAAGATTGCCAACCGCATCGCCAATAAAGAACGCTGGTTCTCCTTGGAATTTTTTCCTCCCAGGACAGCTAATGGTGCAGTCAATCTCGTAGCAAG ATTTGACCGTATGTTCCATGGTGGGCCCCTCTTCTGCGACATCACTTGGCACTCTGCCGGCAACCCTGGAGGGCGCAAGGAGACCAGCTCTATGGAGATAGCCAGGACCATGCTCAATTACTGCGGACTGGACACCATGCTTCATATGTGCTGTGTCAGTCAATCAGCAGAAGTCATCACCAGACATCTGGAATGGGCCAAAGAGTGTGGTATCCGCAACATCTTGGCCCTTCGTGGAG ataTTCCTGGTCACACAGATGAATGGCAACCCACTCCAGGAGGGTTTAACTATGCTGTTGATCTTGTCAAACATATTCGAAAAGTATTCGGGGACGATTTTGTCATTGCAGTTGCAG GCTACCCATCCGGTCACCCCGATGCTGTTAGCTACGAGGAGGATCTCAAGTGCCTGAAAGCCAAAGTCGATGCAGGTGCAGACTTCATCATCACGCAGCTCTTCTTTAAAGCCAAGACATTCCTCAAGTTTGTCCATGACTGTCGTGCAATAGGAATCACCGTGCCAATTATCCCGGGGATCATGCCCATACAG GGTTATCACTCTCTAAGGAGTCTGGTGAAATTATCTAAGCTCGATGTTCCTCAGGAGATCATGGATGTGATTGAACCAATCAAAGAAAACGATGCTGCAATAAGGAACTACGGCATCCATCAGGCCGTCACTATGTGCAAAGAATTATTTGAAAG CGGAGAAGTGTTTGGAATTCACATCTATACTCTCAACCGAGAGGTAGCCACCATCGAGATCCTTTCATCTCTTGGACTATGGTGTGGTGAGCCAAAGAGATCACTCCCGTGGAAGACCACCGCCAACCTCAAGCGAAAGCAGGAGGACGTGCGTCCCATCTTCTGGGCCTCCAGACCCAAGAGCTACGTTTACAGGACTCAAGAATGGGACGAGTTCCCCAATGGCCGCTGGGGCGATTCCTCGTCTCCAGCCTTTGGTGAGCTGAGGGACTACCATCTGTTTTACCTGACTAGCAAGTCCGACCAGAAGCAGTTGCGAGCCATGTGGGGCGAGGAGATTACCTGCGTTGAGGACGTCAGCGAGATCTTCACGTGCTACCTGTCGGGAGAACCCAACAGATATGGCAACAAG GTCACGCGATTTCCATGGAACGACGACGAGGTGTCCTCCGAGACAATGAGGGTGTCGTCCCAGCTGGTGTCCATCAACAAGCGCGGCGTGCTCACCATCAACTCGCAACCCAACGTCAACGGTGAACCATCCTCCGATCCGGTGGTAGGATGGGGGGCATCTAATGGTTATGTCTACCAAAAG GCGTACCTTGAGTTCTTCTGCTCTAGAGAGAACATTGCCGCTTTGCTTCACATTCTTCAGGACTTCCCTCTTGTCAACTACCACGTCGTCAATGCCAAG GGCACTGAAACAATAACCAATGCCGACCGTCTCAAGCCGAACGCTGTGACATGGGGTGTCTTCCCCGGAGCAGAGGTCAAACAGCCCACCGTTGTGGACCCAGTCAGTTTCATGTCATGGAAG GACGAAGCATTTGGCTTGTGGCTAGAATCCTGGGGAACACTGTACAAGGAAGGCTCGCCCTCATGGCACATCATACAGTTCATCCACGACACCTACTTCCTGGTGAACCTCGTTGACAATGACTACGTCAAAGGCAACGTCCTGTTTGAAATCATTGAGCGTATGCTGCAGAGGTGCGAGAACTCCAAGGGAGACTGCCGAGTGAGAGATGTCGATGATGAATGCATTGCCACAAAGAAATTGAAG GTTTCTGAAGAGGAGATGAGCTTGTCCAACGACTGA